A genomic segment from Treponema sp. Marseille-Q3903 encodes:
- a CDS encoding nucleoside kinase, with protein MNNDISVSLINPNNKIDCIKVKYDTPIYEITDKFNFPSEKIYAARVNNEIKSLDSRIKYKCTIEPVLSNTKSGALVYRRSLCLLLAAASHNLFPDRRLLVGHSLGYGYYYTFENEIETRQEELDALTKEMKRLIKENIRITTSIISYQEAEELFEKLNLTETRKQLNFNCMSGVKINTIGDFSDLFFEPLVLSIGVLKVFDLMKYQNGFLLRFPKSSDPDTLMPFKDEPKLFEIYHKYKEWGKRINVTSAASLNALIADGKINDFIEITETYQQKNISKIASQIIGKGTVRIVLMAGPSSSGKTTSAKKLALELQAMGYMPKVISLDCYYVGRDKTPLGPDGKPDFECLESLNIELLNQNLIDLFDGKEVNIPSYDFHTGTSYYEDDNKIKLAPNEILIMEGIHGLNEKLTSKVPSKFKFNIYLSALTQLNLDDHNRISTSDNRLLRRIVRDNNFRGKSAAGTIEMWPSVTKGEELHIFPFQNNADAILNTALDYELSVLRVYADPLLRQVKPSQKEYSEARRLLAFLDNFATIAPTAVPPRSIIREFIGDSAFKY; from the coding sequence ATGAATAACGATATCTCAGTCTCTTTAATCAATCCGAATAACAAAATTGATTGTATTAAAGTAAAGTACGACACGCCAATATACGAAATAACAGATAAGTTCAATTTCCCATCTGAAAAAATTTATGCAGCACGTGTCAACAATGAGATAAAATCTCTTGATTCACGCATAAAATATAAATGCACAATTGAGCCTGTCCTCAGCAACACAAAATCGGGAGCCTTAGTCTACCGCCGTTCCCTTTGTCTTCTTCTTGCAGCCGCTTCGCACAACCTTTTTCCTGATAGACGTTTGTTAGTTGGACACAGTCTTGGATACGGATATTATTACACATTTGAAAACGAAATTGAAACTCGCCAAGAAGAGCTCGATGCTCTTACAAAAGAGATGAAAAGGCTTATAAAAGAAAATATCAGAATTACAACTTCAATTATCTCTTATCAGGAAGCTGAAGAACTTTTTGAAAAGTTAAACCTTACGGAAACAAGAAAACAGTTAAATTTCAACTGTATGTCGGGGGTAAAAATCAACACGATTGGAGATTTTTCTGATTTATTTTTTGAACCGCTCGTGCTTTCTATTGGCGTGCTGAAAGTCTTTGACTTGATGAAGTATCAAAACGGATTCCTGCTCAGATTTCCAAAATCTTCCGACCCTGACACTCTTATGCCGTTTAAAGATGAACCAAAACTCTTTGAAATTTATCATAAATACAAAGAGTGGGGAAAACGAATCAACGTCACATCTGCCGCAAGCTTAAACGCACTTATCGCTGACGGAAAAATAAATGACTTCATAGAAATAACAGAAACTTACCAACAAAAAAATATATCTAAAATCGCCTCTCAGATAATAGGAAAAGGAACAGTCAGAATAGTATTGATGGCAGGCCCGTCGTCATCAGGAAAAACGACGTCTGCAAAAAAACTCGCGCTCGAACTTCAGGCTATGGGATATATGCCAAAGGTGATAAGCCTTGATTGCTATTATGTCGGACGCGATAAAACACCACTTGGACCAGACGGAAAGCCGGATTTTGAATGCCTCGAGTCGCTGAACATTGAACTTTTAAATCAAAACCTCATCGATTTATTTGATGGAAAAGAAGTCAACATTCCATCTTATGATTTTCACACAGGGACAAGTTATTACGAAGATGACAACAAGATAAAACTAGCCCCAAATGAAATATTGATTATGGAAGGAATTCACGGATTAAATGAAAAACTGACTTCAAAAGTTCCTTCAAAATTCAAGTTTAATATCTACCTTTCAGCTTTGACACAGCTAAACTTAGATGACCACAACAGAATCTCGACGAGTGACAACCGATTGCTCAGACGCATTGTTCGAGACAACAACTTTCGCGGCAAAAGCGCAGCCGGGACCATTGAAATGTGGCCTAGCGTAACTAAGGGCGAAGAACTTCATATTTTCCCATTTCAAAACAATGCTGATGCAATATTAAACACTGCGCTCGATTACGAACTATCTGTTTTGCGTGTTTACGCTGACCCACTTTTGAGGCAAGTAAAACCGAGTCAAAAAGAGTATTCAGAAGCGAGAAGATTGCTAGCATTCTTAGATAACTTTGCGACTATTGCGCCGACTGCAGTTCCTCCTCGTTCGATCATCCGTGAATTTATCGGTGACAGTGCATTTAAATATTGA
- a CDS encoding xanthine dehydrogenase family protein subunit M → MGKTILYARNETDLIKILSNNPGTQIVGGCTRIESLPDKFISTHGIKSISQIVRHELYIDVGPGATLSDLLNIGQTHLPQILYEALNCIANPFIRNIATVGGNICTPEHKLTLFAPLMALDARLEFKNLDETRTENIRNFKGVPDGFILTNIRIPIVDAELSIFRRIGSEHTITQQSASFAFMADTEKNSLLNVHLAFAGPFAFYSKEFENAMIGRRLPLQQSDINEIENLVIEEFQKTATDKMISDVVKQQFFNLTRYSFEQLT, encoded by the coding sequence ATGGGAAAGACAATACTTTACGCAAGAAATGAAACCGATTTGATAAAAATTCTTTCGAACAATCCAGGAACACAAATTGTAGGCGGCTGTACGAGAATTGAAAGTCTCCCCGATAAATTTATTTCGACTCACGGAATAAAATCGATTTCTCAAATTGTAAGACACGAGCTGTATATAGACGTCGGACCGGGGGCAACGCTTTCAGATTTGTTGAACATAGGGCAAACACATCTTCCGCAGATTCTCTACGAAGCGCTAAACTGCATTGCAAATCCTTTCATTCGCAATATCGCAACAGTGGGCGGAAACATCTGCACTCCTGAACACAAACTCACTTTATTTGCTCCGCTTATGGCACTTGATGCTCGCCTTGAATTCAAAAACTTAGATGAAACGCGGACAGAAAATATAAGAAACTTTAAAGGCGTACCGGACGGATTTATTTTGACAAATATCAGGATTCCGATTGTAGATGCAGAACTCTCAATTTTCAGGCGAATCGGCTCAGAGCATACGATTACTCAGCAGTCGGCTTCTTTTGCTTTTATGGCGGATACTGAAAAAAACAGTTTGCTGAATGTTCACCTTGCATTTGCAGGGCCTTTTGCATTCTATAGCAAGGAATTTGAAAATGCGATGATTGGACGCAGATTGCCTCTTCAGCAGAGCGATATAAACGAAATTGAAAATCTTGTCATAGAGGAATTTCAAAAAACTGCAACTGACAAAATGATTTCCGATGTTGTAAAACAGCAGTTCTTTAATCTGACAAGGTATAGTTTTGAACAGCTGACTTAA
- the ruvC gene encoding crossover junction endodeoxyribonuclease RuvC has protein sequence MCNNKRVLGIDPGLANTGFGVVDFVDGRYKMVSYGCITTSSKDARGERLIKIYTSLCAVIDEFQPQEAGMETLFFARNATSAMGVSEARGVVTLCLAQHRIKLGEYKPNQIKQAVTGTAAADKELVEKYVKILLGLDAEPKPDHAADALACAITHLHYSAR, from the coding sequence ATGTGCAATAATAAAAGAGTTCTTGGAATTGACCCCGGTCTTGCGAATACGGGATTTGGTGTTGTAGATTTTGTAGACGGTAGATACAAAATGGTGAGTTATGGATGCATCACCACTAGTTCAAAAGATGCTCGCGGTGAACGGCTGATTAAAATCTACACAAGTTTATGCGCTGTTATAGACGAATTTCAGCCACAGGAAGCCGGAATGGAGACTCTTTTTTTTGCCCGTAATGCGACATCTGCTATGGGGGTTTCCGAGGCGAGAGGTGTTGTAACTCTTTGCCTTGCTCAGCACAGAATAAAACTTGGCGAGTATAAGCCCAATCAGATTAAGCAGGCTGTAACAGGGACTGCCGCTGCAGATAAAGAGCTTGTTGAAAAATATGTAAAAATTCTGCTCGGCCTTGATGCTGAGCCAAAACCAGACCACGCCGCAGACGCACTTGCATGCGCAATAACTCATTTGCATTATTCTGCAAGATAA
- a CDS encoding CDP-alcohol phosphatidyltransferase family protein has translation MPLGKQIKAKYIIPTFVTLLRLIAAPIFYYEFLNNSCVIAFSIFIFAALTDIADGKIARSLNATSTFGAFLDVIIDFVLIITVFLAFFKQKWYCIFVFMPISISFINFIIGSRLRKPIYDPLGKYMGAFVMIIIGITLLFPYVIVRKILIYLLAIFFVVNIFSRTMYLKKINSE, from the coding sequence ATGCCACTTGGAAAGCAAATAAAAGCCAAATATATAATCCCAACATTCGTTACTTTATTGAGGTTGATTGCAGCGCCTATTTTCTATTATGAGTTTTTAAATAACTCTTGTGTCATAGCGTTTTCTATTTTTATATTCGCGGCTCTGACAGATATTGCGGATGGTAAAATCGCCAGAAGCCTAAATGCGACAAGTACATTTGGGGCTTTTCTCGATGTTATTATAGATTTTGTACTTATTATCACAGTTTTTTTAGCTTTTTTTAAGCAGAAATGGTATTGCATATTTGTGTTTATGCCGATTTCAATATCATTTATAAATTTTATTATTGGATCGAGACTAAGAAAGCCGATATATGATCCGTTAGGAAAGTATATGGGAGCATTTGTAATGATTATAATCGGAATAACATTATTGTTTCCGTATGTTATAGTGAGAAAAATATTAATATATTTGCTTGCAATTTTTTTCGTCGTAAATATATTCAGCCGGACAATGTATTTAAAAAAAATTAATTCAGAATAA
- the ruvA gene encoding Holliday junction branch migration protein RuvA codes for MFNSISGIITGKFPKQLFLDNNGVEWDICMPDSNIDMIGGVGNEVRVYTWLQHTDQLMNLYGFATADERSLFFDLLKVDGIGPKGAVKIMSSVSSARLMDVLEKGDIEMLEKIPGVGKKTAGKMMLALKGKLSLSEPASVSKSSSNPFSDVVASLANMGYDKTLASQKVIQLNQELSSSADFSAKSQKEKEEIIFRKAIVELA; via the coding sequence ATGTTCAATTCAATCAGCGGAATTATTACCGGAAAATTTCCAAAACAGCTTTTTTTAGACAACAACGGTGTTGAATGGGATATCTGTATGCCTGACTCAAATATCGATATGATTGGCGGCGTTGGAAACGAAGTTAGGGTTTACACATGGCTTCAGCATACAGATCAACTTATGAATCTTTACGGATTTGCTACCGCAGATGAGCGAAGTTTGTTTTTTGACCTTCTTAAAGTTGATGGAATTGGCCCAAAAGGTGCTGTAAAAATAATGAGCTCTGTTTCGAGCGCTCGTTTGATGGATGTTCTTGAAAAAGGCGACATTGAAATGCTCGAAAAAATTCCTGGCGTTGGTAAAAAAACTGCCGGTAAAATGATGCTCGCACTCAAGGGAAAATTGTCGCTTTCAGAGCCTGCCTCTGTTTCAAAATCTAGTTCAAATCCTTTTTCGGATGTTGTCGCATCTCTAGCGAACATGGGTTACGACAAAACTCTGGCAAGTCAAAAAGTTATTCAACTCAATCAGGAACTTTCTTCAAGTGCTGATTTTTCGGCAAAATCTCAAAAAGAAAAAGAAGAAATTATATTCAGAAAAGCGATTGTTGAGCTTGCTTAG
- the fliJ gene encoding flagellar export protein FliJ, whose amino-acid sequence MKKFSFELQKILDYRNFEKQQAEGELAKSISVENEINEKLKYIAEQYAASKAMIKGSLNFDDVMSQSQYKNLLNYQKEELLKQLAEAKLITEQKREVLRQCIKKTTALEKLRDNQKADWKAAADYEEAELLDDANSKINI is encoded by the coding sequence ATGAAAAAATTTTCTTTTGAGCTTCAGAAAATTCTTGATTACCGTAATTTTGAAAAACAGCAGGCAGAAGGTGAGCTTGCAAAATCTATTTCTGTTGAAAATGAAATAAATGAAAAACTAAAATATATTGCCGAGCAGTATGCGGCTTCAAAAGCTATGATAAAAGGCTCGCTTAATTTTGATGATGTGATGAGTCAAAGCCAATATAAAAATCTCTTGAATTATCAAAAAGAAGAATTGTTAAAACAACTTGCAGAGGCAAAACTGATTACGGAACAAAAAAGGGAAGTTCTCAGGCAATGCATAAAAAAAACGACTGCTCTTGAAAAACTCCGCGATAATCAAAAAGCTGATTGGAAAGCAGCTGCTGATTATGAAGAAGCAGAACTCCTTGACGATGCAAACTCAAAAATCAATATTTAA
- the ruvB gene encoding Holliday junction branch migration DNA helicase RuvB, which yields MKDDDVSESTNFSSIVRADLHDFDDNDTTLRPQLLKDFLGQEGVKKNLKVFIEAAKQRQEPLDHLLLIGPPGLGKTTLAQITAHELGVDFKVTSAPALDKPKDLAGILSTITERTVFFIDEIHRLKPAIEEMLYIAMEDFELDWIIGQGAAARTVRIPIPPFTLIGATTKAGSVSSPLRSRFGFIPRFEFYTQEELASIIKRSSKILDVLIETEAAMLLAQCCRGTPRVANRVLRRMRDFAQIEGKNVITIDIVDNGLKRLDIDEIGLEKYDREILFSIINNFGGGPVGAETLAISIGESIDTLEDYYEPYLIQCGLLQRTPRGRTVTEKAYKHLGLANLFSEENSDKKNISDCQGTLF from the coding sequence ATGAAAGACGATGATGTTTCTGAAAGTACAAATTTTTCCTCAATCGTTCGCGCTGATTTACACGACTTTGATGATAATGATACAACTTTGCGTCCTCAATTGCTCAAAGATTTTCTCGGTCAGGAAGGCGTAAAAAAGAATCTGAAAGTCTTTATAGAAGCCGCAAAACAACGCCAAGAACCACTCGATCATCTTCTTTTGATTGGTCCTCCGGGGCTTGGTAAAACGACTTTAGCTCAGATTACAGCTCACGAACTTGGAGTTGATTTTAAGGTGACTTCAGCCCCAGCGCTAGATAAGCCAAAAGACTTGGCTGGAATTTTGTCTACAATCACGGAGCGGACTGTTTTTTTTATTGACGAAATTCACCGTTTAAAGCCTGCGATTGAAGAGATGCTTTACATAGCGATGGAAGATTTTGAACTCGACTGGATTATAGGTCAGGGAGCAGCGGCTAGAACTGTTCGCATTCCAATTCCGCCTTTTACATTGATTGGAGCTACTACAAAGGCTGGAAGTGTAAGTTCGCCGCTTCGTTCACGTTTTGGGTTTATCCCACGGTTTGAATTTTATACTCAGGAAGAGCTCGCCTCTATCATAAAGCGTTCTTCTAAGATTCTTGATGTTTTGATTGAGACGGAGGCCGCGATGCTGCTCGCTCAGTGCTGCCGTGGAACTCCACGTGTAGCGAACAGAGTTTTGAGACGGATGCGTGACTTTGCCCAGATTGAAGGAAAAAATGTAATAACAATAGATATTGTTGATAACGGATTAAAACGCCTTGACATAGATGAGATTGGGCTTGAAAAATACGACAGGGAAATTCTTTTTTCTATCATAAACAACTTTGGAGGCGGTCCTGTTGGTGCAGAGACTCTTGCAATAAGCATTGGAGAAAGCATCGATACTCTTGAAGACTACTATGAGCCTTATCTTATTCAGTGTGGTCTTTTGCAGCGCACGCCGCGTGGAAGAACTGTCACCGAAAAAGCGTATAAACATCTTGGACTTGCTAATCTTTTTAGTGAGGAAAACTCTGACAAAAAAAATATTTCCGACTGCCAGGGAACGCTGTTTTGA
- the queA gene encoding tRNA preQ1(34) S-adenosylmethionine ribosyltransferase-isomerase QueA, with protein MLTTDFNFELPEELIAQHPCGIRGQDKLMFLGRKSGVVKHYAMDDLPSLITPDTLMVFNNSRVRRARVYGIKETTGRETEFMFLNTIDKECRIWNTMVKSAKKQKPGMRYKFPDGTIGTIVEISGNVGTEFRAMKFDAALDEDWFEKNGHIPLPPYIKREDTEEDSERYQNVYADKIGSAACPTAGLHFTQDMLSRLDKAGIERCFVTLHVGLGTFLPVRESNIENHKMHEEWYTIPAETAEKINKAKREGRPILAVGTTSVRTLESAAQEFEKKEGASEADGKLIFAGTSSTRIFMYPGFKFKIVDQMFTNFHTPESTLIMLVSAFAGRENILNAYKQAVENRYRFFSYGDCMLIK; from the coding sequence ATGTTAACAACTGATTTTAATTTTGAACTGCCTGAAGAGCTTATAGCGCAACATCCGTGTGGGATTCGCGGTCAAGATAAGCTTATGTTTTTGGGGCGAAAAAGCGGCGTTGTTAAGCATTACGCTATGGATGATTTGCCGTCTTTAATCACACCTGATACTCTTATGGTTTTTAATAATTCACGCGTCAGACGCGCTCGCGTTTACGGCATAAAAGAAACAACAGGTCGCGAGACTGAATTTATGTTTTTGAACACGATTGATAAAGAGTGCCGCATTTGGAACACTATGGTAAAATCCGCAAAAAAACAGAAACCTGGAATGCGTTACAAATTTCCCGATGGAACTATTGGTACAATAGTAGAGATTTCGGGGAATGTAGGGACTGAATTTAGGGCAATGAAGTTCGACGCTGCGCTCGATGAAGACTGGTTTGAAAAAAACGGTCACATTCCGCTTCCTCCTTATATAAAACGAGAAGATACAGAGGAAGATTCCGAACGCTATCAAAATGTCTACGCCGACAAAATCGGTTCTGCGGCATGCCCTACGGCTGGTCTTCATTTTACTCAAGATATGCTTTCAAGACTAGACAAAGCCGGAATAGAACGATGTTTTGTTACGCTTCATGTAGGGCTTGGAACTTTTCTTCCTGTCCGCGAAAGCAACATCGAAAATCACAAAATGCACGAAGAATGGTATACAATACCTGCCGAAACTGCCGAAAAAATCAACAAGGCTAAAAGAGAGGGGCGCCCCATCCTTGCAGTCGGGACAACGAGTGTCAGGACGTTGGAAAGTGCTGCTCAGGAATTTGAAAAAAAAGAAGGAGCTTCAGAGGCAGACGGGAAGTTGATTTTTGCCGGTACTTCTTCGACAAGAATATTTATGTATCCTGGGTTTAAGTTTAAAATTGTAGACCAGATGTTTACAAACTTTCACACACCTGAAAGCACTTTGATAATGCTTGTGAGCGCGTTTGCAGGGCGCGAAAACATACTCAATGCATATAAACAGGCTGTCGAAAACCGATACAGATTTTTTTCCTATGGTGACTGCATGCTTATAAAATAA
- a CDS encoding InlB B-repeat-containing protein yields the protein MKNMFKSRKLDLIGILVLFTAVLLMFNFASCKTEIESTTTYYTVTFDADGGSEVSSQKIESGKKATSPDSTKTGYYLSGWYNGETVFDFRTPITSDLTLRAKWTAYKYTIVFDKNGGTGDDMQSLSCTYDKDVALTMNSYTAPAGKVFVGWALSKDAATPVYSNGETIKNLTSKNGAVITLYAIYDTGYSVFYADGLTYEDITVPADSTKYSAGSTVTVLFDGIGKRLGYNFVGWSDGENTYTSGGTTTFQMGKSNVTLTALWETNIKVSFSDDSINLLPLKSATIDVTVTNPDSLSLTFSVSSSSYSNVSASWDPTNKQITLTNNLPYLFADKITITFENTTYGISKTLNVTSLVSDSDIDGTLTVNSAESTALSDWTQLTYSTEKKVYIYKLNCSKANVAYRILNADSVFAIRSAMQSAGITVIDSKYHLFDSSSNEIAGIDDGDLSVTPEKSCTYYLVVYPYRYGNSNPTQYVGSTAIYTYSVSAITSLLLSKNAVTLDAGGYIDIPVTYAGPEGYKTPSFVVTASGSNSTGSEPTSYSSGTMTDNGNGTRTLKIRAMNPGGSNTITLKDSVSALTATCAVTVNLNTSSIDAIINIGSGTSTTLSDYTQGTFTNEKGSFVYSLALTSGKNYFFESSDSNTSILPSNVDSVFILYDADGAYLKAWDDLLTYVPERNGTYYLVCRPYNASSKGNFAVHVYETKPITGLAFSQNTLSVNSGTTATLTATYTVPAGASPVFKVSSSADHGESYRASASFTQNGSGSETITVYGALPGTATITLTDSVSLLSIQCTVTVSIDDSSATDISSSSIGNAASTTQSDWTQVALTSAGQASVYKISLEANKKYTFEIADSGCNPGMMVNGTKVDAMFSLYDSSSTVISQLDGSSSDDKITVTPQSNVSYYFIVSPYDPGRTGAAAFHVYVSE from the coding sequence ATGAAAAACATGTTTAAATCTCGAAAATTAGATTTAATAGGAATACTTGTACTTTTTACAGCAGTATTGCTTATGTTTAATTTTGCTTCTTGTAAAACTGAGATAGAAAGCACTACTACCTACTACACCGTAACATTTGATGCAGATGGTGGAAGCGAAGTTTCTTCTCAAAAGATAGAAAGCGGAAAGAAGGCAACTTCGCCGGACTCAACAAAAACCGGTTATTATTTAAGCGGTTGGTATAATGGAGAAACTGTTTTTGACTTTCGTACACCAATTACAAGCGACCTTACACTAAGAGCAAAATGGACGGCATATAAATACACGATCGTTTTCGACAAAAACGGCGGAACAGGTGACGATATGCAAAGTCTTTCCTGTACTTATGATAAAGATGTTGCTCTTACGATGAACTCATATACGGCGCCTGCAGGTAAAGTTTTTGTTGGCTGGGCACTTTCTAAAGATGCTGCAACTCCCGTGTATTCCAATGGCGAAACTATAAAAAACTTAACTTCAAAAAATGGAGCAGTTATAACCCTTTATGCAATTTATGACACCGGCTATTCCGTGTTTTATGCTGATGGATTAACTTATGAGGATATTACAGTTCCAGCAGACAGTACAAAGTATAGCGCAGGTTCAACAGTAACGGTTTTGTTTGATGGAATTGGAAAACGCCTCGGTTATAATTTTGTAGGTTGGAGCGACGGCGAAAATACTTATACTTCCGGCGGCACAACTACTTTTCAGATGGGAAAAAGTAATGTTACGCTTACAGCACTTTGGGAAACTAATATCAAAGTTTCTTTCTCTGATGATTCAATAAATCTTTTGCCGCTAAAATCTGCCACAATAGATGTAACGGTAACTAATCCGGATTCCCTAAGCCTTACTTTTAGTGTAAGCTCGAGTTCATATTCTAATGTAAGTGCAAGTTGGGATCCAACAAACAAGCAGATTACGCTTACAAACAACTTGCCGTATCTTTTTGCTGATAAAATTACAATTACTTTTGAAAACACAACCTACGGAATTTCAAAAACACTAAATGTAACAAGTCTTGTCAGCGACTCTGACATAGACGGAACTCTTACTGTAAACTCTGCTGAAAGCACGGCACTTTCTGATTGGACGCAGTTAACGTATAGCACAGAGAAAAAAGTCTATATCTACAAGTTGAACTGCTCAAAAGCGAATGTTGCGTACAGAATTTTAAATGCCGACAGTGTTTTTGCGATACGATCTGCTATGCAATCTGCCGGAATCACAGTGATTGACAGTAAATACCATTTGTTTGATTCTTCTTCAAATGAAATTGCAGGTATAGATGATGGTGATTTAAGTGTTACTCCGGAAAAAAGTTGCACTTATTATCTTGTAGTTTATCCATATCGTTACGGTAACTCCAACCCTACACAATATGTTGGAAGCACCGCAATCTATACTTATTCTGTAAGTGCCATAACATCGCTTTTGCTTTCTAAAAACGCTGTAACGCTTGATGCAGGCGGATATATAGATATACCTGTAACTTACGCAGGGCCTGAAGGCTATAAAACTCCAAGTTTTGTGGTAACAGCAAGCGGTTCAAATAGTACCGGCTCAGAACCTACAAGCTATTCTTCTGGAACAATGACTGACAATGGAAACGGAACCCGTACTTTAAAAATCAGGGCGATGAACCCGGGTGGAAGCAATACAATAACGCTTAAAGATTCAGTTTCCGCTCTTACTGCTACATGCGCAGTAACCGTAAACCTTAATACAAGTTCTATTGACGCAATAATTAATATTGGAAGTGGAACTAGTACAACATTAAGTGATTACACACAGGGAACATTTACAAACGAAAAAGGCTCATTTGTATACTCGCTAGCTCTTACAAGTGGTAAAAACTATTTTTTCGAATCTTCCGACTCAAATACAAGCATATTACCTTCAAACGTAGATAGCGTATTCATTCTGTATGATGCAGACGGTGCATATTTAAAAGCGTGGGATGATTTATTAACCTACGTTCCAGAAAGAAACGGCACTTATTATTTAGTTTGTCGCCCTTATAATGCGAGTTCAAAAGGGAACTTTGCAGTCCATGTATATGAAACAAAACCGATTACCGGCCTCGCATTTTCACAAAATACTTTGAGCGTAAACTCCGGAACAACGGCAACGCTTACTGCAACTTACACAGTCCCGGCAGGCGCAAGTCCAGTTTTTAAAGTTTCTTCAAGTGCAGACCATGGAGAAAGTTACAGAGCAAGTGCAAGTTTTACCCAAAATGGAAGCGGCAGCGAAACTATTACGGTTTACGGAGCTCTTCCCGGAACTGCTACAATTACCTTAACTGATAGTGTTTCTTTGTTAAGCATTCAATGTACTGTAACAGTCAGCATTGATGATTCTTCTGCAACAGATATTTCATCTAGTTCAATCGGAAATGCGGCAAGCACAACACAAAGTGATTGGACACAAGTTGCTCTTACAAGTGCCGGTCAGGCAAGTGTCTATAAAATCTCACTTGAAGCAAATAAAAAGTATACTTTTGAAATAGCAGATTCAGGTTGTAACCCCGGCATGATGGTAAACGGAACAAAAGTTGATGCTATGTTTAGTTTATATGATTCAAGTTCCACTGTTATAAGTCAGTTAGACGGTTCAAGTTCTGACGACAAAATTACAGTAACTCCGCAAAGTAATGTAAGCTATTACTTTATTGTAAGTCCATATGATCCCGGAAGAACGGGAGCTGCGGCATTCCACGTGTATGTGAGTGAATAA
- a CDS encoding YebC/PmpR family DNA-binding transcriptional regulator, with amino-acid sequence MSGHSKWATIKHAKGLADAKRGKIFTKFIKEISIAARMGGGDPNANPRLRTVIIKARAANMPKDNIDRAIKKGTGEDGGAAYEEYLYEGYAPGGVAVMVEVLSDNKNRAAADVKNIFTKNGGNLGTSGSVSRMFQRKGTIELDAEKVSEDEVMEVALEAGADDIVNDSGVITVTTTPDAFSGVAEALQEKGFETLSADVGMVPDAYTPVDKETAARVQKLIDRLEDNDDVQNVYHTAEYPDDFEPEE; translated from the coding sequence ATGTCAGGACATAGTAAATGGGCCACCATTAAACACGCAAAAGGATTAGCCGATGCAAAACGTGGTAAGATTTTTACAAAATTTATTAAGGAAATTTCTATCGCCGCTCGTATGGGTGGTGGAGATCCAAACGCAAACCCTAGACTTCGTACAGTAATAATCAAGGCTCGCGCCGCTAACATGCCAAAAGACAATATTGACCGCGCGATTAAAAAGGGTACCGGTGAAGATGGTGGAGCGGCATACGAGGAATATCTGTATGAAGGCTACGCTCCTGGTGGAGTTGCTGTAATGGTTGAGGTTCTCTCTGACAATAAAAACCGCGCCGCGGCTGACGTTAAGAATATCTTTACAAAGAACGGTGGAAACCTTGGAACTTCCGGTTCTGTATCTCGCATGTTCCAGAGGAAAGGCACAATCGAACTTGATGCAGAAAAAGTTTCGGAAGATGAGGTGATGGAAGTTGCTTTGGAAGCTGGCGCCGATGATATCGTAAATGACAGCGGTGTAATCACAGTTACTACAACTCCAGACGCTTTTTCTGGCGTTGCGGAAGCTCTTCAGGAAAAAGGATTTGAGACACTTTCTGCCGATGTTGGAATGGTTCCAGATGCCTACACTCCTGTTGATAAAGAGACTGCAGCTCGTGTCCAGAAATTGATTGACCGTCTTGAAGACAACGACGATGTTCAAAACGTATATCACACAGCTGAATACCCTGATGACTTTGAGCCAGAAGAGTGA